The following proteins come from a genomic window of Macadamia integrifolia cultivar HAES 741 chromosome 14, SCU_Mint_v3, whole genome shotgun sequence:
- the LOC122061526 gene encoding uncharacterized protein LOC122061526 has product MYLKKALWSEGLNLESQSQSQSQPESASSSTPAVADLVNSLHKRRLYREVTLALRTGLRDARAEFSFLRVRGLRSILKFLQSVAESDSMIRLFYHGQSLPELQVVPVLFENSFKQSKDEQAPTLDHIFSVEPMKITSPSTDTELALALRVLEGCCLLHRESTAFAHQHKAIKVLMNILSTRGPLVQGACLDALVSVMLDSSANQTDFEACNGFEKITELIKDKLVDEGIRIRCGEFLLLLIGHVNGRERPPMATIHEDMKRLMGERSASLIWAASQFGSTLDPEQRQMDLHIQARRVLESLDLY; this is encoded by the exons ATGTATCTGAAGAAGGCACTGTGGAGCGAGGGTTTAAATTTGGAATCTCAATCTCAGTCTCAGTCGCAGCCTGAgtctgcatcatcatctacaCCGGCGGTTGCAGACTTGGTGAATTCCCTCCACAAGCGGCGACTCTACAGGGAGGTGACCCTCGCCCTCCGCACCGGTTTGAGAGACGCCAGAGCTGAGTTCTCATTCCTCCGAGTCCGTGGACTTCGCAGCATTCTCAAGTTCCTCCAATCGGTCGCTGAGTCTGATTCTATGATTCGCCTCTTCTACCATGGCCAATCTCTCCCTGAACTCCAAG TGGTTCCTGTTTTGTTTGAGAATTCTTTTAAGCAATCGAAGGATGAACAAGCACCAACTTTAGATCATATATTCAGTGTGGAGCCTATGAAGATAACTAGTCCTTCAACAGACACTGAACTTGCACTTGCGCTTAGAGTTCTGGAAGGATGTTGTCTACTCCACAGGGAAAGCACAGCTTTTGcccatcaacataaagcaatcAAA GTGTTGATGAATATATTATCGACTCGAGGGCCCCTTGTCCAAGGTGCATGCTTGGATGCTTTAGTCTCTGTCATGCTGGATTCATCAGCTAATCAGACG GATTTTGAGGCATGCAAtggatttgagaaaattacAGAGCTCATTAAAGACAAATTAGTGGATGAAGGCATAAg AATAAGATGTGGGGAGTTCCTGTTGCTACttattggacatgtaaatggTAGGGAAAGGCCTCCCATGGCGACTATACATGAAGACATGAAGCGACTTATGGGTGAGAGGTCAGCATCACTGATATGGGCAGCAAGCCAGTTCGGGTCAACCCTTGACCCTGAGCAGAGGCAGATGGATCTGCATATCCAAGCTCGTAGGGTGCTCGAGTCATTGGATCTGTATTGA
- the LOC122061524 gene encoding pentatricopeptide repeat-containing protein At2g13600-like, which translates to MAALPASDIRHIFNPPLPHSCNDSNSRQNATNLSLQNSKPTNQSLDSPLSIKRNSLSFLHGPPDSCSYAPIIESCTCPHLGKQIHAHSIKNGFCGHEFLETKLLEMYGRCGCVEQARLLFEKMPLRNIYSWTAIITVFSVHCYLEECLSLFQELLFEGINLEFFIFPVLLKVCSALGTLKLGRQLHGFVIKSGFIMNIYVGNALIDMYGKCGSLGDAKEVLAMIPQRDIVSWNSIVTGCATNSLVFEALELLENMRLLDKLSPNLVSWSAVIAGFAQNGYDKEALELLHRMQAAGVKPNARTLASILPACARLQTLSLGKEIHGYTTRHGFLSNPFVINGLLDLYRRCSDMDSALTIFSKLSERNLISFNTMVVGYYENGEVDKAKKLFDQMELLGINRDITTWNSMVSGYVGNGMFDEALQMFRDMQTEELIESDSFTLGSILTVCADLASLKQGKEIHSYAILRGLQSNPFVGGALVEMYCKCNDLVAAQLVFDEVLEKDTATWNILISGYARCNQMEEVQELLQKMKIAGFDPNTYTWNGIIAGYVENGHNESALQAFSQMLHASDLRPDVYTVGIVLPACSRLASIERGQQVHAHAIRCGFDITVQIGAALVDMYAKCGCLKRAQLAFNRISKPNLVSWNAMLAGYAMHGKGKEGITLFREMLAYGIIPNAVTFLSVLSLCVHAGSLDQGKEYFDLMAHYNVEPSVKHYTCMVDLLSRAGWLSEAYELVKKMPVEADSVTWGALLGGCVIHRNVELGEIAANWLIKLEPHNAANYVLLANLYAYARRWDNLAHTRLIVKDRGMQKSPGCSWIEDRYQTHVFLACDRSHKRAEEIYSTLDNLTIQMGLEGYRTHVSGI; encoded by the coding sequence ATGGCtgctcttccggcgtcggacaTTCGACATATCTTTAATCCGCCATTGCCACATTCCTGCAATGATTCAAACTCTCGTCAGAACGCCACAAACTTATCCcttcaaaactcaaaacccaccAACCAGTCCTTGGATTCACCTCTCTCAATTAAGCGAAACTCTCTCTCGTTCCTTCATGGTCCGCCAGACTCATGTTCATATGCTCCTATCATTGAATCTTGTACATGTCCCCATCTGGGAAAACAGATTCACGCCCACTCTATTAAAAATGGGTTTTGTGGGCATGAGTTTTTAGAAACTAAGCTGCTGGAAATGTATGGCAGGTGTGGTTGCGTTGAGCAAGCAAGGTTGTTGTTCGAGAAAATGCCCCTGAGAAATATATACTCATGGACAGCTATTATTACTGTTTTTTCTGTTCATTGTTACCTTGAGGAGTGTCTTTCACTGTTTCAAGAACTACTATTTGAAGGGATAAATTTGGAGTTTTTCATATTTCCTGTGCTTTTGAAGGTTTGCAGTGCTCTGGGTACGCTAAAACTGGGAAGGCAGCTACATGGGTTTGTCATTAAGAGTGGGTTCATTATGAACATTTATGTGGGGAATGCTTTGATAGATATGTATGGCAAGTGTGGAAGCTTGGGTGATGCCAAGGAGGTTTTAGCTATGATTCCCCAAAGAGACATTGTTTCATGGAATTCTATAGTCACTGGTTGTGCAACTAATAGTCTGGTCTTTGAGGCATTGGAGTTACTAGAGAATATGAGATTATTAGACAAGTTGTCACCTAATCTTGTTTCTTGGAGTGCAGTGATTGCTGGATTTGCCCAAAACGGATATGACAAGGAAGCTTTGGAGTTGCTTCATAGAATGCAGGCAGCAGGGGTTAAGCCGAATGCCCGCACCCTGGCTAGCATACTGCCTGCTTGTGCCAGATTGCAAACATTAAGTCTTGGCAAGGAAATCCATGGTTATACAACCAGGCATGGATTTCTGTCCAACCCTTTTGTTATTAATGGGTTGCTTGATTTATATCGGAGGTGTAGTGACATGGATAGTGCTCTCACCATCTTTTCGAAGCTTTCAGAGAGGAACCTAATCTCGTTCAACACTATGGTTGTTGGGTATTATGAGAATGGTGAGGTCGATAAAGCAAAGAAGCTGTTTGATCAAATGGAGCTTCTTGGGATCAACAGAGATATTACTACGTGGAACTCAATGGTTTCAGGTTATGTAGGaaatggtatgtttgatgaagcTCTGCAGATGTTTAGAGATATGCAGACGGAAGAACTAATCGAGTCTGACTCTTTCACCTTAGGGAGCATTCTTACTGTCTGTGCTGACTTGGCTTCCCTGAAACAGGGGAAAGAGATACATTCTTATGCCATCCTTAGAGGCCTACAGTCTAATCCCTTTGTGGGTGGTGCATTGGTAGAGATGTATTGTAAATGCAATGATCTAGTAGCAGCACAGTTGGTTTTTGATGAGGTACTTGAAAAGGATACGGCAACATGGAACATTTTAATCTCAGGCTATGCCCGCTGTAATCAGATGGAGGAGGTACAAGAACTTCTTCAAAAGATGAAAATAGCTGGGTTTGATCCAAATACATATACCTGGAATGGAATCATAGCAGGTTATGTGGAAAATGGCCACAATGAATCAGCTCTACAAGCGTTCTCTCAGATGCTGCATGCCTCAGATTTAAGGCCAGATGTTTACACGGTAGGAATAGTTTTACCTGCCTGCTCGAGGTTAGCAAGCATCGAGCGAGGCCAGCAGGTTCACGCCCATGCAATCCGATGTGGTTTTGACATCACTGTCCAAATTGGGGCAGCCCTTGTGGACATGTATGCCAAATGTGGATGTCTAAAGCGTGCACAGTTGGCCTTCAATAGGATATCAAAGCCCAACCTGGTGTCCTGGAATGCCATGCTGGCTGGATATGCCATGcatggaaaaggaaaggaaggaatCACTCTCTTCCGTGAAATGCTGGCTTATGGTATCATACCAAATGCTGTGACCTTCCTATCTGTACTGTCTTTGTGTGTTCATGCTGGGTCTCTTGACCAAGGGAAGGAGTACTTTGATTTGATGGCTCATTACAATGTGGAACCTTCAGTAAAACACTACACTTGTATGGTTGATCTCCTCAGTCGTGCAGGATGGCTTAGTGAAGCTTATGAGCTTGTTAAGAAGATGCCTGTGGAAGCTGATTCTGTGACATGGGGTGCCTTGCTCGGTGGCTGTGTCATCCATAGGAATGTTGAATTAGGGGAAATTGCAGCAAACTGGCTAATCAAATTGGAACCACATAATGCTGCAAACTATGTTCTTCTGGCAAACTTGTATGCTTATGCAAGGAGATGGGACAATCTTGCGCACACAAGGCTGATTGTCAAGGACAGAGGAATGCAAAAGAGCCCAGGATGTAGTTGGATCGAGGATAGATATCAGACTCATGTGTTTCTTGCTTGTGACAGATCTCACAAAAGGGCAGAGGAGATATATTCTACATTGGATAATTTGACCATTCAAATGGGGTTAGAAGGTTATAGAACTCATGTAAGTGGAATATGA